Proteins encoded by one window of Zerene cesonia ecotype Mississippi chromosome 6, Zerene_cesonia_1.1, whole genome shotgun sequence:
- the LOC119840458 gene encoding uncharacterized protein LOC119840458 — protein sequence MMAPFSLENETLGKKHRNYNKKLNDLISRNPNEKPNAINFNDSDIENLLKIDIACRQKDVEYILEVFKCKDMLYVTRSIKQVKWLIIEPQYAHIINPTYIHDELLPCMSTKAYHKLMLYIRLHLRDEERVDMFYTYLQDTDLKRAFKWLYYASPTLIQKVLKQHGKIVPLTVTKRLCKKSNYILEYCKDIFNMNHYDEMKEAQEILRNDHTMYMKFLNIMQEYEIPKLSANKTKKIMKNCPDEIVNNIAKFISKVHIATVAKHISSKHIQAFLEKNSQNPYYKPLYKYDKLKCFIKRLPEKDRIDFVKTVFLEKTEIKFTVENDLYNNTMIRCLTNMNNEYLWYELMPFDLAFIGLKKLIGTASNPLKKCNMLCLLLSCARGCEMHLQEILQYYNIHHINEAFKYKSKFVKHFLSKVDTYHFENTTWNLLNNVFYSMGIYNQFCKNKVDECVDCILLYNIINGYKVPDVIISKFRFKTFKNIHKKLSEEEKTSLLEFLIKFNSKKLQQYNIVEEKDFLAILECFKNLSDMSHHYKKRLDDFPTASKEMNDIIVYLVSQSRTEDLREIYNIGFNLKNYVMLNNSIFISETENDCINALRYAPHLLLGQVKNIIGNSKLPKRRFFQKLRVFWHDSLAIIFKDTYFKILTECSCDNADTIGNIMTLLSQNETEKLLQKYLVTDCRKNSSLQKSIVNHLHKARPTPSIEILSSNINNVNVSYVSVALNCLLSNYNSLEARPYVYRLYEMYNPLRKVALKLAFTKLKHNEIVKLFHEAWLVTKNRSLRSLLFKLTFSMLSSSNKDKETNDIWELLDSFIGDLGLNEHKSIYGTLCNIKKCPIIVLPHYYKRVAVFLKNLPNGNYYKNFDNGLSISDSSINWILDIDYVLKKMDADIKNLLTKHCYAYWLPDYLMDVKDEKTQMERYNAILVPLLDYVLCTDIWQTESPAKKNFLFIMERLYNFIGTYQFNKKIVLPITMFSDIQSRMENGIPYDENYFLLRYTKFAVCYLKVANTCLRLYENKHELSTIVCESFGKVCVEQLNEDIKKYSTAIYSTFSQALDHIIYKLEFCGNEKMHILQGIMTCNPSVEGYKMVVELLPREVFNVDQYNLRSCILLKLKDHPLETVRMHLHNHFLRV from the exons atg ATGGCACCTTTCAGTTTAGAAAATGAAACTCTGGGAAAAAAACAcagaaattataacaaaaagctaaatgatttaatatctCGTAATCCAAATGAAAAACCAAatgctattaattttaatgatagtgACAtagaaaacttattaaaaatagatattgctTGCCGGCAAAAAGATGTTGAATATATCCTTGaggtatttaaatgtaaagatatgttatatgtaacgAGAAGCATAAAGCAGGTGAAATGGCTAATAATAGAACCACAATATGCTCACATCATCAATCCAACTTATATACATGATGAGTTGCTTCCCTGCATGAGTACAAAAGCATACCATAAACTTATGCTGTATATTCGATTACATCTCCGAGATGAGGAAAGAGTTGATATGTTTTACACTTACTTACAAGATACAGATCTTAAAAGAGCATTTAAATGGCTGTACTATGCGTCACCaacattaatacaaaaagtacTAAAGCAGCATGGTAAGATTGTACCTTTGACTGTCACAAAACGTCTGTGTAAAAagtcaaattatatattagaatattgtaaagatatatttaatatgaatcatTATGATGAAATGAAAGAGGCACAggaaatattaagaaatgatCACACCATGTATATGAAATTTCTGAATATTATGCAAGAATATGAAATACCAAAACTTTCAgccaataaaacaaagaaaataatgaaaaattgccctgatgaaattgtaaataatattgcaaaattCATTAGTAAAGTGCATATTGCAACTGTtgcaaaacatatttcatcaaaacatATTCAAGCCTTTCTAGAGAAAAATAGTCAAAACCCATACTATAAGCctttatacaaatatgataaactaaaatgttttattaaacgttTACCAGAAAAAGATAGGATTGATTTtgtaaaaactgtatttttggaaaaaactgaaataaagtTTACAGTGGAAAATGAtctgtataataatactatgatCCGCTGTTtaacaaatatgaataatgaatacCTCTGGTACGAGCTTATGCCTTTTGACTTAGCATTTATTggcttaaaaaaattaataggaaCTGCATCAAACCCTCTAAAAAAGTGTAACATGCTTTGTTTGCTTTTGTCTTGTGCACGTGGCTGTGAAATGCATTTGCAAGAAAtacttcaatattataatatacatcacATAAATGAAGCTTTCAAATACAAGTCGAAATTCGTCAAACATTTTCTATCTAAAGTAGACACATATCATTTTGAAAATACTACCTGGAATCTTctgaataatgtattttatagcatGGGAATTTACAATCAGTTTTGTAAGAACAAGGTTGATGAATGTGTGGATTGCATTCttctatataacattattaacgGTTATAAAGTGCCTGATGTAATAATATCCAAGTTtagatttaaaacttttaaaaatattcacaaaaagtTAAGCGAAGAAGAAAAAACAagtttattagaatttttaattaaattcaatagcAAAAAACTACAGCAATATAACATTGTAGAGGAAAAGGATTTTTTAGCAATTTTGgaatgctttaaaaatttatcagaCATGAGCCATCACTATAAGAAACGTCTAGATGATTTTCCAACTGCCTCCAAAGAAATGAATGATATCATAGTTTATCTTGTGAGTCAATCGAGAACTGAAGACCTaagagaaatatataatattggattcaatttaaaaaattatgttatgttgaataattctatttttataagtgaAACAGAAAATGATTGTATAAATGCATTAAGATATGCACCACACTTGCTACTTGGACAAGTCAAGAATATAATTGGGAACTCTAAGCTGCCTAAAAGAAGATTTTTTCAAAAGCTTCGAGTTTTTTGGCATGACTCACttgctataatatttaaggatacatattttaaaattttaactgaaTGTTCTTGTGACAATGCTGATACAATAGGAAACATTATGACTCTTTTATCACAAAATGAAACTGAGAAATTGTTACAGAAATATTTAGTTACTGATTGTAGAAAAAACAGTAGTCTACAAAAAAGCATAGTAAATCATTTACATAAGGCTCGACCAACACCTTCAATAGAAATCTTGTCATCGAACATAAACAATGTGAATGTTTCATATGTTTCTGTAGCTTTAAATTGTTTGCTCTCCAACTATAACTCTCTTGAAGCTCGTCCATACGTTTACCGACtttatgaaatgtataatCCGTTGCGAAAAGTTGCTTTAAAGTTAGCCTTCACAAAACTTAAGCACAATGAAATagtgaaattatttcatgagGCTTGGTTAGTTACTAAAAACCGTTCCTTGCGaagtttattattcaaattaacttTTTCTATGTTATCTTCATCAAACAAAGATAAAGAAACTAATGATATATGGGAGCTTTTGGACAGCTTTATTGGTGATTTAGGATTAAATGaacataaatctatatatggaacattatgtaacataaaaaaatgtccgATAATAGTACTGCCACATTATTATAAGAGAGTGGCagtatttctaaaaaatttaccaaatggtaactattataaaaattttgataatggCCTGTCTATTTCTGATTCTAGTATAAATTGGATTTTAGATATAGattatgttttaaagaaaatggaTGCAGATATAAAAAACTTGTTAACAAAACATTGTTATGCCTATTGGCTACCTGATTACTTGATGGATGTCAAAGACGAGAAAACCCAAATGGAGAGGTATAACGCTATTTTGGTACCACTCTtagattatgtattatgtacagATATATGGCAAACTGAGTCACCAGCTAAGAAAAACTTTTTGTTCATTATGGAAagactatataattttattggaacgtatcaatttaataaaaaaatagttctaCCTATTACAATGTTTTCCGATATTCAATCAAGGATGGAAAATGGCATTCCCTATGACGAAAATTACTTTCTTCTGAGATATACAAAATTCGCTGTTTGCTATTTAAAAGTTGCAAATACTTGTCTACgcttgtatgaaaataaacacgaACTTTCTACAATAGTTTGTGAAAGTTTCGGAAAAGTTTGTGTTGAGCAACTAAACGaagatataaagaaatattcgaCTGCAATTTACTCGACTTTTTCCCAAGCATTGGATCATATAATCTATAAACTGGAGTTTTGCGGAAATgaaaaaatgcatatattacAAGGAATTATGACGTGTAATCCTTCAGTGGAAGGGTATAAAATGGTAGTGGAATTGCTGCCAAGGGAAGTGTTTAACGTAGACCAATATAATTTACGCAGTTGTATACTACTAAAACTCAAAGATCATCCATTAGAAACTGTAAGAATGCATTTACACAATCATTTTCTCAGAGTTtag
- the LOC119840362 gene encoding proliferation-associated protein 2G4 has protein sequence MADDKEVEKTIAEDLVVTKYKLAGQIVNRVLEQVIAKCVPDASVRDICEYGDKLLLDETSKVFKKEKDSKKGIAFSTCVSVNNCICHFSPIPSETDYILKQGDLAKIDLGAHIDGFIAVVAHTVFIGDGEITGRVADVLLAAHQASEAALRLLRPGNENYAITDVVQKISAEYGCKPIEGMLSHQLKHFRIDGEKSIIQNPTEAQRKEHEKATFETYEVYAMDVLVSTGEGVGREMDTRCTIYKKTDEIYQLKLKASRMFYSEVRNKHGSMPFNLRSFDKETSARLGLVECVNHKLIEPFQVLYERPGELVAQFKFTVLLLPSGTHRITGLPFDKNMCKTERTIKDPELNALLNSSAKSNKKKKKKVGAEEAMEVEIAA, from the exons ATGGCCGACGATAAAGAAGTTGAGAAAACGATCGCCGAAGACTTGGTCGTGACCAAGTACAAGTTAGCTGGACAAATTGTAAACC GCGTCCTAGAACAAGTAATTGCAAAATGCGTACCTGACGCTAGCGTTCGAGATATTTGCGAATACGGcgacaaattattattagatgaGACATCTAAAGTATTCAAAAAGGAAAAAGATTCCAAGAAGGGCATTGCATTTTCGACTTGTGTCTCAGTAAACAACTGTATATGTCACTTTTCGCCTATTCCTAGCGAAACTGACTATATACTTAAACAGGGAGACCTTGCGAAAAT AGATCTTGGTGCACACATAGATGGCTTTATCGCCGTGGTGGCACATACAGTGTTTATTGGTGATGGAGAAATCACAGGGCGTGTGGCAGATGTATTACTTGCAGCCCATCAAGCAAGCGAAGCCGCCTTGAGGTTATTAAGACCAGGAAATGAG AACTATGCAATTACAGATGTTGTTCAAAAGATTAGTGCAGAATATGGCTGCAAACCCATTGAAGGTATGCTTTCCCACCAACTTAAACACTTCCGTATTGATGGAGAAAAAAGTATCATTCAGAATCCGACTGAGGCACAAAGGAAAGAGCATGAAAAGGCAACCTTTGAAACATATGAGGTATATGCCATGGACGTCTTAGTGTCTACCGGAGAAGGAGTG gGCCGTGAGATGGACACCAGATGtacaatttataagaaaacagATGAAATCTATCAGCTTAAGCTTAAGGCTTCAAGAATGTTCTACAGTGAG gtTCGTAACAAACATGGATCAATGCCATTCAATCTGAGAAGCTTTGATAAAGAAACGAGTGCAAGACTGGGTCTTGTTGAGTGTGTTAACCACAAGCTGATCGAACCTTTCCAA GTTTTGTATGAACGGCCGGGAGAATTGGTGGCACAGTTCAAATTTACTGTCCTACTCCTGCCCAGTGGAACACATCGTATTACTGGTTTGCCTTTCGATAAGAATATGTGCAAAACTGAGCGCACTATCAAGGACCCTGAACTTAAT GCCCTCCTCAACTCCTCTGCAAAATCAAacaagaagaagaaaaagaaagtcGGAGCAGAAGAAGCAATGGAAGTTGAAATAGCTGCCTAA
- the LOC119840375 gene encoding interleukin-1 receptor-associated kinase 4-like isoform X1 has translation MTIIKMYKNVEIRKLPAELLCNIINILETDNDWKKLMSNIPKDLRSPSFEPKYNNEHIRMIEEYARESNLKCSEILFDEWATSGIIRPTLSDLKDIIIRTQIYRAADEIALILNEPKPQRPLVGPAAAISTNVTDMLSDSMNNMSSTDSIQMQKFCNGPTVQMKSESNLIKFTENLPKTGIESASDLIKFSKNQILSGDNLQSIQNNDVIEQSMNIPDLSAILTKSQQTLGDTSQSTTNENSNTYNHNLYSGYQKSFPNINISLAIDSAILQDTKLIHFEYEELQNITNNFSDTLSIRPDGPSGRIGSGGFGDVFVGTHPKYGTLAVKKVHEHLTLHRKPDIAIKVFNAEVKFLSQFRHKNILPIFGFSKDGPMPCIVCEYIDGGSLQEKIAEKVLTEIQRINIMEGTAEGLKYLHTSEPHVQSNEELLNLGRPAEFDSENSSKNFVHGDVKSANILLTKDCIPKLCDFGLAKQYDATMVTSCPMGTSAYMAPEGLHGTITQKIDIFSYGIVLLELLTGLKPIVVTNGEKINIKDYVEDNFNGDINLLLDSTVPQWTKAIKLYALAQSCLQRDRKKRPNMNEVCNILYELKK, from the exons atgactattattaaaatgtataaaaacgtTGAAATCCGTAAACTTCCTGCGGAACTCCTTTGcaacattataaacattttggaAACTGACAATGATTGGAAAAAGTTGATGTCCAACATCCCAAAAGATCTTCGTAGCCCAAGCTTCGAACCTAAGTATAATAATGAACATATAAG AATGATTGAGGAGTATGCTAGAGAAAGCAATCTTAAGTGTTCCGAAATACTCTTTGATGAGTGGGCAACATCAGGAATAATAAGACCCACATTAAGTGATTTAAAAGATATCATAATCAGAACACAAATATATCGCGCTGCAGATGAAATAGCTCTTATATTAAATG aACCAAAACCTCAGCGACCCTTAGTGGGGCCTGCAGCTGCAATAAGCACTAATGTAACAGATATGTTAAGCGATAGTATGAATAATATGAGTTCTACAGATTCTATTCAAATGCAAAAATTCTGCAATGGACCCACAGTTCAAATGAAATctgaaagtaatttaataaaattcacagaAAATCTTCCAAAGACAGGAATAGAGTCTGCCAGtgatcttattaaattttcgaaAAACCAAATTCTTAGTGGAGACAATTTAcaatcaattcaaaataatgacGTTATAGAACAATCTATGAACATACCAGATTTATCTGCAATCTTGACCAAAAGCCAACAAACATTAGGAGATACTTCTCAAAGCACTACCAATGAAAATTCTAATACTTATAATCACAACCTCTACAGTGGGTATCAAAAATCATTCcctaacataaatatatctctTGCAATAGATAGCGCAATACTTCAGGacacaaaattaattcattttgaatatgaagaattacaaaatatcacTAACAATTTTTCTGATACTCTTTCTATCAGACCAGATGGTCCTAGTGGTAGAATTGGTAGTGGTGGTTTTGGTGATGTTTTTGTTGGAACACATCCAAAGTATGGAACTCTAGCTGTCAAAAAAGTTCATGAACATTTGACATTGCACAGAAAACCAGACATTgctataaaagtttttaacgcTGAAGTGAAATTCTTGTCACAGtttagacataaaaatattctacctATTTTCGGATTTTCTAAAGATGGCCCCATGCCTTGTATTGTTTGTGAGTACATCGATGGTGGATCCTTGCAAGAGAAAATAGCTGAGAAGGTCCTCACCGAAatacaaagaataaatattatggaaGGAACTGCAGAAGGCCTAAAATATTTGCACACAAGCGAACCACATGTGCAAAGTAATGAGGAATTGTTGAATCTAGGAAGACCAGCTGAGTTTGATTCAGAAAATTCCTCCAAAAACTTTGTACACGGAGATGTGAAAAGTGCTAATATTCTATTGACTAAAGACTGTATTCCAAag TTATGTGACTTTGGCTTGGCAAAACAATATGATGCAACTATGGTCACATCCTGTCCAATGGGAACATCGGCTTATATGGCTCCTGAAGGTCTACACGGTACTATCACAcaaaaaattgatatattcaGCTATGGTATAGTATTGTTAGAACTTTTAACAGGTTTGAAACCTATTGTTGTCACTAATGgtgaaaagataaatataaaggaTTATGTGGAGGACAATTTTAATGGAGACATCAATTTGTTGTTGGATTCCACTGTACCTCAATGGACTAAAGCTATTAAACTTTATGCCTTAGCTCAAAGCTGTTTACAAAGAGATAGAAAGAAAAGACCAAACATGAATGAAGTGtgcaatattttgtatgaattaaaGAAGTAA
- the LOC119840527 gene encoding UPF0415 protein C7orf25 homolog, with protein MSNTTEELLSMLDDKINYGDLLIERLQVIQNLDGVAKLQRKIRQEIDFLSRLRKSKKIKVEQLSCSNLRHLGALVECALRPGVVSICKIFHIDAESKLVIDIISDAGKVWTKVIARNPKSLSALSMGNSSYGARSILDQAEDYKECAQLYPCMYKPPKVIFEFVSGIEENLANKLRALGVIVNGEVLPNSKQTDSDEYCDLSDDGFDKRSRSDEDQSLCNVSTIDEHFSINTLNLDVTAMMAYVSNMTNGHSNYVFKQEVLTQQAAWDTERPVKPILDKLFEGKTLVCCRTAWDNFQKIVEILGGPMEKKRTMELREKLTIYEDDYGGQDDYPRQNLKVRGNVRLRSKTVFNFGHRIKAITVSANEGFVRAAMQQGVNYAAFIHESRALTEGKEASATKIL; from the exons ATGAGTAATACAACTGAGGAATTGCTTTCAATGcttgatgataaaataaattatgggGATCTATTAATTGAAAGATTACAAGTAATACAAAACTTAGACGGGGTTGCAAAACTTCAAAGAAAAATTCGGcaagaaatagattttttatcaaGG ttaagaaaatctaaaaaaattaaagttgaGCAATTGTCATGTTCAAATTTGAGACACCTAGGAGCATTGGTTGAATGTGCTCTTCGCCCAGGCGTTGTATCCATTTGTAAGATATTCCATATTGATGCTGAGAGCAAACttgttatagatattataagtGATGCAGGAAAAGTTTGGACAAAAG TGATTGCAAGAAACCCAAAATCTTTATCTGCATTAAGTATGGGAAATTCTTCATATGGTGCCAGATCAATTTTAGATCAAGCAGAAGACTATAAAGAATGTGCTCAGTTATATCCCTGTATGTATAAACCACCTAAG GTTATATTTGAGTTTGTGAGTGGAATAGAAGAAAATCtggcaaataaattaagagcATTAGGTGTAATTGTAAATGGAGAAGTGCTACcaaattcaaaacaaactGATTCTGATGAATATTGTGATTTGAGTGATGATGGGTTTGATAAGAG ATCTAGATCAGATGAGGACCAGTCCTTGTGCAATGTATCAACCATAGATGAgcattttagtataaatactCTCAATCTGGATGTAACAGCGATGATGGCATACGTAAGCAACATGACAAATGGACATAGCAACTATGTGTTTAAACAAGAAGTTTTAACTCAGCAAGCGGCTTGGGACACGGAGAGACCTGTAAAACctatattagataaattatttgaag GTAAAACTTTGGTATGTTGTAGAACTGCGTGGGATAACTTTCAAAAGATTGTAGAAATATTGGGTGGTCCAATGGAGAAGAAACGAACTATGGAATTACGtgaaaaattaactatttatgaGGACGATTATGGCG GTCAGGATGATTATCCCAGACAAAATTTGAAAGTCAGGGGCAATGTACGGCTCAGATCCAAAACAGTTTTCAATTTTGGGCATAGAATTAAGGCTATAACAGTTTCTGCAAATGAAGGTTTTGTCAGAGCGGCAATGCAACAG GGTGTAAATTATGCTGCTTTCATTCATGAATCAAGAGCTTTAACAGAAGGCAAAGAAGCTAGtgcaacaaaaattttatga
- the LOC119840375 gene encoding interleukin-1 receptor-associated kinase 4-like isoform X2, translated as MIEEYARESNLKCSEILFDEWATSGIIRPTLSDLKDIIIRTQIYRAADEIALILNEPKPQRPLVGPAAAISTNVTDMLSDSMNNMSSTDSIQMQKFCNGPTVQMKSESNLIKFTENLPKTGIESASDLIKFSKNQILSGDNLQSIQNNDVIEQSMNIPDLSAILTKSQQTLGDTSQSTTNENSNTYNHNLYSGYQKSFPNINISLAIDSAILQDTKLIHFEYEELQNITNNFSDTLSIRPDGPSGRIGSGGFGDVFVGTHPKYGTLAVKKVHEHLTLHRKPDIAIKVFNAEVKFLSQFRHKNILPIFGFSKDGPMPCIVCEYIDGGSLQEKIAEKVLTEIQRINIMEGTAEGLKYLHTSEPHVQSNEELLNLGRPAEFDSENSSKNFVHGDVKSANILLTKDCIPKLCDFGLAKQYDATMVTSCPMGTSAYMAPEGLHGTITQKIDIFSYGIVLLELLTGLKPIVVTNGEKINIKDYVEDNFNGDINLLLDSTVPQWTKAIKLYALAQSCLQRDRKKRPNMNEVCNILYELKK; from the exons ATGATTGAGGAGTATGCTAGAGAAAGCAATCTTAAGTGTTCCGAAATACTCTTTGATGAGTGGGCAACATCAGGAATAATAAGACCCACATTAAGTGATTTAAAAGATATCATAATCAGAACACAAATATATCGCGCTGCAGATGAAATAGCTCTTATATTAAATG aACCAAAACCTCAGCGACCCTTAGTGGGGCCTGCAGCTGCAATAAGCACTAATGTAACAGATATGTTAAGCGATAGTATGAATAATATGAGTTCTACAGATTCTATTCAAATGCAAAAATTCTGCAATGGACCCACAGTTCAAATGAAATctgaaagtaatttaataaaattcacagaAAATCTTCCAAAGACAGGAATAGAGTCTGCCAGtgatcttattaaattttcgaaAAACCAAATTCTTAGTGGAGACAATTTAcaatcaattcaaaataatgacGTTATAGAACAATCTATGAACATACCAGATTTATCTGCAATCTTGACCAAAAGCCAACAAACATTAGGAGATACTTCTCAAAGCACTACCAATGAAAATTCTAATACTTATAATCACAACCTCTACAGTGGGTATCAAAAATCATTCcctaacataaatatatctctTGCAATAGATAGCGCAATACTTCAGGacacaaaattaattcattttgaatatgaagaattacaaaatatcacTAACAATTTTTCTGATACTCTTTCTATCAGACCAGATGGTCCTAGTGGTAGAATTGGTAGTGGTGGTTTTGGTGATGTTTTTGTTGGAACACATCCAAAGTATGGAACTCTAGCTGTCAAAAAAGTTCATGAACATTTGACATTGCACAGAAAACCAGACATTgctataaaagtttttaacgcTGAAGTGAAATTCTTGTCACAGtttagacataaaaatattctacctATTTTCGGATTTTCTAAAGATGGCCCCATGCCTTGTATTGTTTGTGAGTACATCGATGGTGGATCCTTGCAAGAGAAAATAGCTGAGAAGGTCCTCACCGAAatacaaagaataaatattatggaaGGAACTGCAGAAGGCCTAAAATATTTGCACACAAGCGAACCACATGTGCAAAGTAATGAGGAATTGTTGAATCTAGGAAGACCAGCTGAGTTTGATTCAGAAAATTCCTCCAAAAACTTTGTACACGGAGATGTGAAAAGTGCTAATATTCTATTGACTAAAGACTGTATTCCAAag TTATGTGACTTTGGCTTGGCAAAACAATATGATGCAACTATGGTCACATCCTGTCCAATGGGAACATCGGCTTATATGGCTCCTGAAGGTCTACACGGTACTATCACAcaaaaaattgatatattcaGCTATGGTATAGTATTGTTAGAACTTTTAACAGGTTTGAAACCTATTGTTGTCACTAATGgtgaaaagataaatataaaggaTTATGTGGAGGACAATTTTAATGGAGACATCAATTTGTTGTTGGATTCCACTGTACCTCAATGGACTAAAGCTATTAAACTTTATGCCTTAGCTCAAAGCTGTTTACAAAGAGATAGAAAGAAAAGACCAAACATGAATGAAGTGtgcaatattttgtatgaattaaaGAAGTAA
- the LOC119840376 gene encoding uncharacterized protein LOC119840376, which yields MKMEFVSRLLKSINRCLVPKLAKNYDESIVHPEFELRNKNMDKNFQLFVESLGDITKADFEKNPATVANMVNLYKELSCDCPWNKSKAKDVAKHLDTYFQVITTVHLDAVFRKNDVFNSQIVFDKYLEDLHSKLTYETFKMYPAQIEVYISIIVDLQEYNVDLVPSKIFPITLLLIEDYTITNKKKGLQSCSVLLQSLKAKDFENGNYYEVIYRSLKKNLVERDMDIVKLTHTCLLALLKILPASGKREILDELYTTTLDQLMTDSNLYKKAALLNFATTIIQWHKDNCANIKIFKQIVCDNLDICTNDAVSGIILSPLLKCLEKWITFCWPVWKFNADHKMLSSLFKVLYICKEDHLVKQTHKLIVTLICLCNNSEQKLIVSNLDKERDVDCNVFREKIKNIKADLKI from the exons ATGAAAATGGAGTTTGTTTCaagattattaaaaagcatAAATCGGTGCTTAGTGCCAAAATTagcaaaaaattatgatgaaaGTATCGTACATCCTGAGTTTGAActacgaaataaaaacatggataaaaattttcaactgTTTGTTGAGAGCTTAGGAGATATAACAAAAGCGGACTTTGAAAAAAATCCTGCAACAGTCGCGAATAtggtcaatttatataaagaattaagCTGTGACTGCCCATGGAACAAATCTAAGGCCAAAGATGTTGCTAAACATTTGGATACATATTTTCAAGTTATTACGACCGTACATTTAGATGCCGTATTTCGAAAGAATGATGTGTTTAATTCCCAAAtcgtttttgataaatatttagaggACCTTCATTCCAAACTAACTTACGAAACTTTTAAGATGTATCCTGCACAAATTGAGgtctatatttcaattatagtGGATTtacag GAGTACAATGTTGATTTGGTAccttcaaaaatatttccaattaCTCTCCTTCTCATTGAAGACTATacaattactaataaaaagaAAGGTCTCCAGTCCTGTTCAGTTTTATTACAGTCCCTG aaagCAAAGGATTTTGAAAATGGTAACTATTATGAAGTGATTTACAGAAGTCTGAAAAAGAACCTTGTGGAAAGAGACATGGATATAGTTAAATTAACACACACCTGTCTATTGGCTCTTCTAAAAATTTTGCCTGCCAGTGGAAAG AGAGAAATCTTAGATGAGTTATACACAACCACTCTGGATCAACTAATGACCGACTCCAATTTGTACAAAAAGGCTGCATTGTTAAATTTTGCCACTACAATCATACAATGGCACAAGGACAACTGTGctaatataaagatatttaaacaaattgtatGTGACAATCTGGATATATGCACTAATGATGCTGTGTCAGGAATCATTTTAAGCCCACTTTTGAAG tgtTTGGAGAAATGGATAACATTCTGCTGGCCTGTTTGGAAGTTTAATGCAgatcataaaatgttatcctcacttttcaaagttttatacatatgtaaagAAGATCATTTAGTGAAACAAACCCACAAATTAATAGTTACACTGATTTGTCTGTGTAATAATTCAGAACAAAAACTAATTGTATCCAACCTTGACAAAGAAAGAGATGTagattgtaatgtttttagagagaaaataaaaaatataaaagctgatctcaaaatataa
- the LOC119840405 gene encoding MICOS complex subunit MIC13 homolog QIL1-like produces MLKFGIKSAILGSAVYYTVDKGVWKDSSTTAELYKELEEGVSPYVGELKKQIPYELPPLPSNDRISYLFKYYWNCGVKTTFRFLVDLPTHTTNAAVKTYGYISTSLEGGDQNKSPNEEQSKQ; encoded by the exons atgttgaa GTTCGGTATAAAATCGGCGATTTTGGGTTCAGCCGTTTACTACACAGTGGATAAAGGTGTTTGGAAAGACAGTTCAACTACAGCTGAACTGTACAAAGAATTAGAAGAAGGAGTTTCACCATATGTTGGTGAGCTAAAGAAGCAAATACCTTATGAG CTTCCACCCTTACCATCAAATGACAGAATatcatacttatttaaatattattggaaTTGTGGtgttaaaacaacatttagaTTCTTAGTGGATTTACCAACACACACCACTAATGCTGCTGTGAAGACATATGGATACATTTCAACATCATTAGAAGGAGGCGACCAAAATAAGAGCCCTAATGAAGAACAAtcgaaacaataa